The genomic window tgcctgggtaagagatattaaaaagttagtatcaacatcttcagatcatccaccatcaactgaacagaaaatccattgcatcatctcctggagagaataccattatactatcttcggattcccaatcatccttcaattgatccgttgatttatatgatatgcatacaatgcaatgcaaagatgtatcGTACCCCCACTGCAAAACTCTTGAAAGAGACCGTTCCATATTGGAAAGTTTCGTTAAAAAATGACGTTGAGGACATGTCGTTGAGGACAACTAACCAGCCAAACTCTACTGTACAGCAGCTCTAGTCCTCTCCCCATCTCATCAGGGAGTAGATACAAGATACCGATGATATCTCCCTACTCATTCTCAAGTGTTGTACGAGCACCAATTATCAAGGTATGATCCAACAGGCATCACAAAGGTACTGTATACTTCGACGTGCTTCTTGCTGTCTTGTATCAGAAAGCAGGATCAAAACTAGTTTAAATGATTTAGAGAATAATGCTTTCAGTAAAAGATCGAGGATGACTAGTTGATGAGATTTTGGTTCAGAATAACTAATACATGTAAGAATCTGGAAAAATTCTTGTGTTGCAAACAAGGTTGTAATAACAGAAATAGTTTTCTTTAAACAAATTATAAGATACTAGGAGAATACCCCGTGCGTTGCTGCGGCGATTCCAGATAATTTAAAAAGAAATTAGtctatttatatttatagttatatgAATGAAACTAACTTAAATTAATTTTGATGAATGGTTTGACATATCGATGTGAACAACTAAATGCATGTTAGTGAATGAAGAGATAACCATCATAATTACATTTgctagttggctataattgcaagttctagtggattgttgatgtggatagcttgtatgttgagagaaatctctagtggggtttagctttataagagtatggGATATAGATAATATGATTGAATAAATATCATAATATATGTTAGTAAATGATGTGGTTTACTCATGTAAATAGCTTGAATGAAGATATAATGACGTGTTAGCTGGATGTTGATATTGACACTTTGCatggcaagatagttgcatgtgcTAGGGGGATATTCTAGTAGATGCTGATGTAGACACTTTACATTGCAAGATAAATTGGTAGTGGGATTTGAAAATATAAGATATATAGATAAGGCCCAACAAAAAACCATCCATAATCCAAGTTGGTGCTGATTTGTCGGGTTTTCTATTTTCAATCGAATGTTGTACATTCATCAACAACAATAGAAAATAAATGGAAGTTATCATTCTCAAGCTACCTAAAACTTTGCATGCATAGTCCCTCCATTCTTAAGTATACGCTGTCATGCTAAAATTCTAGGACAAATGTGAGGTAAAGCATAAGTAAAATGGACTGGCCCTCTCATCAGATAACGGGCCCTATGTGCGGGCGGCTAAAATAGCTCAGGGGTGTCTATCCCGTAGTCTCAGTTTTTGTTTTAAGACGTTAGGCCATTTGTCATTGAAAAGTTTCATAACGTTATTCTAAAAGAACATAAAAACATAGATAAAAGAATCACTTTTaatatataattttttatttaaTAGATATTTAATTTTAAGACTTATCTAAAACTGGAAACCAAGCCGAGAGGTGTTTCGTCTAAGTAAAACTCATTTTTTTCACTTCTTCTTAAAGACATTGTCATGTTATATAGCTGTTCGTTAGCATCAAATCCGCCACGCCAAGGATGGCGTGGGCTTTACTCCACACCTGCCGAATGAAGGGGCAAATTAAAAGAGCAAGATGTGATCAATCTCTTCACTGTCGAACTCGCATAGCACGCAAGTCGACGTTTCCTGCAGCCCATGGCGATGTCGACGCGTTCCGCCTGGGCAGTTTGGTGGCCGCGCGGCTGCGCCGCCGTCGTCACTCGTCAGAGCTCGCCGTCCTCAGCTGCTTGCCGACCTTGGCCACAGTGACCCAGTCACCGCATCGGCGTTCCTTCCATTGGTGGAACTcgaggagaaagagagagacgatCATCAGCTGCAAACTCTTGAAAGAGACCGTTCCATATTcgaaagtttcattaaaaaaTGACGGGAGAGTGAGAGTAGCTGGACATGTCCTCTCCCCATCTCATCGGGGCGTATATATAGCCGTCCCCCATCCTCGGCAGAGGTACTCACTCCTCATCTCTCTTGCTCATCGCCAGCTCCCATAGCTGAAAGGTAAGCTCAAATCCTTCAACTTTCCTTTCACTGCTGCTAGAGAGCTGCTGCATTCAATTCGACGCATATTACTCGAGTGGACCAACATTGAATTCTAGTTTCTCTACTATAGTTTGATATATAGAAGTTATGTTGTAGCACTCGTGTTTGTTACCCAGAAAAAGAAGCATTTATCGTTACCAAACAGCGGAGAGTAAACACTGAGAAGAAGAGATTCATGGCACATGTTTTTTTGGGGGTGTTTCTTGTTCGTCGTTAAAGCATACTTAGTTTTTCACTTGAAAGGATGGCAGGAGATGTGCTGATGCTCTGCTACTTTCTGTTCGGCAATACGCCACTATTTGTTTCACATGTTTATTTGCAGATGGGTATACTGGTGATTACGGTGGACCTAGAATGCTGTCGCTGCAGAGCCAAGATCACCAAGGTCCTGGACTGCCTCAAAGGTACATtttttttactatgtatatatAAAGATGGGAATACTTCCATGATGCAATTGCAGATAGATATGTATAATACAACAATTGTTATATATGGAAAGATCAATAAAATAGTTGCACTGCAAACTAATTTTCCGCTGAAAGCAGAGTACGAGTATGAACAATCGTTGTTCTAAGAGACTGATATCATCCAAGGGGTAGTGCAATGCATTTTTCGCcaaacaaagaaagaaagaaagaacgaACGTTGGGGGTTACCAATTTTGCACAGGAAAGTTAGACGGTAACACAAATTTAATGTTGACCAGGTTTGCAAGATTCTTCTAAAACCACATGATCGATCTGAATCTAAAAACGTTTTAGCAAACACCGTCTAGGCATAATATGATACGTGAAAATCACCTCATAATCCTGCggttaataaaataaataatcaTAATTAAGAGAGCAACTACTAGCTTACGAGGCTGAATTCTGATCTGCGTGCTTGCAACAATAAATCGGTCAATTATCATTTTTTTAATTGACGCAGAGGAGTTCTGCATCGAGAAGGTGGAGTTCGAGGACAAGAAGGTGGTGGTGCGCGGGAAATTTGACGCCGAGAAGCTCTGCAAGAAGGTCTGGTGCAAGGCCGGGAAGTGCGTGAAGGACATCGTCATCGCGGAGGTGTGGCCAATGCCACCGCCACCCAAGCCATGCACTCCTTGCAAACCAAAGCCAGAGGAATCCAAGCCCAAGGGCTGCAAGCCCATGCCTGAGAAATGCTGTGTCTGTGAGCACTGCAAGCCCATGCCTGAGAAATGCTGTGTCTGTGAGCCCATGCCTGAGAAATGCTGTGTCTGTGAGCCCATGCCTCAGAAATGCTGTGTCTGTGAGCCCATGCCTGAGAAATGCTGTGTCTGCAAGCCCAAGCCTAAGCCTGAGGAAAAGCCTAAGCCGGAGCCGCCCAAGACAGAGTACAAGTTCGTGCCGTACCCGTACCCGGTGCCGAACCCCGTGATGTGCCAGAGCTGGCCATGGCAGTGCCCTCCTCACCAGCAGTGCCAGTGCTGCGAGAAGCAGcagcctccccctcctcctccgccaaCGTGCAGCTGTTCGAGCCACGCCAACTGTGGCTGCGGCCAGACACCACCGTCCTGCCCACCGCAGCCGCCGGTCTGGCCGCCCCCGTGGGCCGGCTGCAATGTCGTCACCGATGAGAACTCCTGCTCTGTCATGTAATCCATGGCTACATGCTTATCGTCACCTGTCTCTGTTGCTGTGCTGTGATTAGTACCGGACCCCGGATATCTGAATAATCCGACACTGCACAGGACGCAGATGTGCTTGGGTCTATCCTGTGCAGTGTGTTATACGAACGTGTCATGCCTTATTTTGTACGGTAGTATTTGTGTAGCTTCCAACTATAATTTACCCTTTGTAATGTGTATATTCATGTCTTTGTACGAGTTTCGTCGCAATTGTGAAATTTCCAACTAGAATTTGCTGAGCTATGTGGTGTAAGAATTTGCGTAGCTCCGCTCCCTGGAAATTCAAGGCTCTGTCACTGGATGCAGTTTCGTGGTTACATTACTTGGGATACTAATAACTCATAGGTCAAGATCGACAAGAATCATGTGTGGAATCAAGGAGTCAAATTAAAGGAGTGCACATAAATTGTCTCGTTGGTAGATCTTTTTTTTGCAAACTTGTCCTTGTGACATGTATTTCATTAAGTAGAAGCAGAGTTTAAGTGGAATCAAGTAGAAGCATAGTTTAAGTGGTTACAACCATCCTAGGTAATCTAGGGATTACCAAGTAGGGAAGTGACCCACCACAACAAACAGACTATGGCCTAATTTATAAGAAAAGTTTGCAACGAGTTGACGACAACAGCATAATTGCCATCATCACACACAAATGGCGATAAGCAAAGAGGCTGACCAAGCTAGCAAGCATCCTCGAGCAGGCCATCGATTGTCGGGTCGACATTTTTCAGGTCGACTTTGAACAGCATCTGCAGTGCTTGCCTCTTGGACGAGTCAAGCGGCTCCTGGAAAGCCTGCCGGAAAGCGTTCGACACCTGAGTAGCCGGTTGCTGCTTGGGCATTGCGGGATCCCACTTCAACAAGAGCACCTTCTGCGTTTGGAGGGTGGCGTTCGCGGCACGCAAGTGGCATTTGGCCGCGAGACGGCTGATGCGACAAAGTGAAGCTGATGATGGCAAGCGACGAGACCGACGTCGAGGCGGGGCCTTGAGGACCGGGGTTTGCAACAGTGTTGTGACGCGCCTTGCAAACTCCTGGGCGAGGGATGAAGGGGAACCTAGAAGCGTGACCTCCGACGACATCCTGGCCTTCCGTTCCTGGGCCTGCCGAGTCTGAGTCCGTGCCCGGTGCCGCGCCTTGCGACACACAAGCACGATGGCCTTAGAGGACCCGTCCATCTCATCGAGACCCAAACACCAGCCAGACTGCTCAGCGAACCGAAGGAGATGGCGAGCGTCGCGGCTTGCATCGGCCACTACCATCGAACAGTCCTTGATCACTCCCTAGAAGTGATTCCAACAAGCCAAGTGAAGGGCCGGGTGGGGAGCACGAGTGTAGCacttggttttaagaacaaaatcagatatGCATCATATGTGAGCACAagaagttaaatctcacatatagctataaataagggtaatatcaaaagacaatgctcaatatataacgtacttagtataaatgatataaccttagataacaAACagtagaaagacaactccgatcttcgggtgaagagtctaatccatagggacaactgactggttgatcacaaacctaattcctccaaattctagcaatctgatacccatccaggatttttttctaaatatgtaaaaaataaagcaagcgtaagtacatgtcgttctcaacaaatataacatggggtttacgaggatcaaaaggctgacactggtttaactgtgattagcttttattgagtcatgattttagcaataggacGGCAACAAAGTTTTACACtctgatcaggtaaacatgatcaggtaaacatgaataatgaatagcataaacaatattaattagtgagcatctttatcattagtgtcatcagtgttcatcatcattaaccattaatgatcatctattccgtaaatgttccaaggctgctcatgaccatgagcacggcagatataacagttttacactctgcagagattatacactttcactatgagtcatga from Miscanthus floridulus cultivar M001 chromosome 11, ASM1932011v1, whole genome shotgun sequence includes these protein-coding regions:
- the LOC136494855 gene encoding protein PYRICULARIA ORYZAE RESISTANCE 21-like; this encodes MGILVITVDLECCRCRAKITKVLDCLKEEFCIEKVEFEDKKVVVRGKFDAEKLCKKVWCKAGKCVKDIVIAEVWPMPPPPKPCTPCKPKPEESKPKGCKPMPEKCCVCEHCKPMPEKCCVCEPMPEKCCVCEPMPQKCCVCEPMPEKCCVCKPKPKPEEKPKPEPPKTEYKFVPYPYPVPNPVMCQSWPWQCPPHQQCQCCEKQQPPPPPPPTCSCSSHANCGCGQTPPSCPPQPPVWPPPWAGCNVVTDENSCSVM